From Segatella copri, the proteins below share one genomic window:
- a CDS encoding DUF3332 domain-containing protein, whose product MKKKLTKPVIAVLLGALTFSSCIGSFGLTNSVLDWNKRATDNKFVNEIIFVLISPAYAVCSFADLLVLNSIEFWTGNKVIGQVGTTKDVMGKDGRMYAIKTLKNGYEITDPDGEKSYFVFDKKHKSWSYSKDGDIRELFSFNEDGSIQACLPSGEKINVPADANGLYQVRMAMNDGLFYAFNKKIIITIPVR is encoded by the coding sequence ATGAAGAAAAAATTAACTAAACCTGTCATCGCAGTCCTGTTGGGCGCATTGACATTCAGTTCTTGCATCGGCTCATTTGGTCTGACAAATTCCGTACTCGACTGGAACAAGAGAGCAACTGACAACAAGTTTGTAAACGAGATTATCTTCGTGCTGATTTCTCCAGCTTACGCAGTGTGCTCATTTGCAGACCTTCTCGTTCTCAACTCTATCGAGTTCTGGACAGGCAACAAAGTCATTGGCCAGGTAGGAACTACTAAGGACGTAATGGGCAAGGATGGTCGCATGTATGCCATCAAGACATTGAAGAATGGCTACGAGATTACCGACCCAGATGGTGAGAAATCATATTTTGTGTTCGACAAGAAGCACAAGAGTTGGTCATACAGCAAGGATGGCGATATCCGTGAGCTTTTCAGCTTCAACGAGGATGGCAGCATCCAGGCTTGCTTGCCAAGTGGCGAGAAGATCAACGTCCCAGCAGATGCCAATGGTTTATACCAGGTTCGCATGGCTATGAATGATGGTTTGTTCTATGCATTCAACAAGAAAATAATCATAACAATTCCAGTCCGATAA
- the pheS gene encoding phenylalanine--tRNA ligase subunit alpha, whose amino-acid sequence MLLEKIDELLKEVSTLTAQNAEEVEQLRIKYLSKKGEINALMADFRTVPADQKKEVGVKINELKNAALEKINGLKEQMEEAEASSDDIDLTRTAYPVALGTRHPLTVVKNQIIDIFARMGFTLFQGPEVDDDKHVFTMLNFAADHPARDMQDTFFIEKTNSDDVTKNVLLRSHTSGDEAHYMETHEPPIRVLCPGRVYRNEAISARAHCFFHQVEGLYVDKNVSFTDLKQVLLTFAREMFGADTKIRLRPSYFPFTEPSAEMDISCNICGGKGCNFCKHTGWVEILGCGMVDPHDLEACGIDSNVYTGYAFGMGVERITNLKYRVSDLRLFSENDTRFLREFESAK is encoded by the coding sequence ATGTTATTAGAAAAAATAGACGAACTCTTGAAAGAAGTGAGCACTTTGACTGCCCAAAACGCAGAAGAAGTAGAGCAGCTTCGAATCAAGTATCTGAGCAAGAAGGGCGAGATTAACGCCCTTATGGCCGACTTCCGCACAGTGCCAGCCGACCAGAAGAAAGAGGTTGGTGTAAAAATCAACGAACTGAAGAACGCAGCCCTTGAGAAGATCAACGGACTGAAGGAGCAGATGGAAGAAGCCGAGGCATCAAGCGATGATATCGACTTGACCCGTACCGCCTACCCTGTAGCACTCGGTACCCGCCATCCACTCACCGTAGTGAAGAATCAGATTATCGACATTTTCGCTCGCATGGGCTTTACCCTTTTCCAGGGTCCTGAGGTAGATGACGACAAGCACGTATTTACGATGCTCAACTTTGCTGCCGACCACCCTGCCCGCGATATGCAGGACACCTTCTTTATTGAGAAGACCAACTCTGACGATGTTACCAAGAATGTGCTTCTCCGCAGCCATACTTCAGGCGACGAGGCTCATTATATGGAAACCCATGAGCCACCTATCCGTGTACTCTGCCCAGGCCGCGTTTACCGTAACGAGGCTATCAGCGCCCGCGCTCACTGTTTCTTCCATCAGGTAGAAGGTCTCTATGTAGATAAGAACGTAAGTTTCACCGACCTCAAGCAGGTGCTCCTTACCTTTGCACGTGAAATGTTTGGTGCAGATACTAAGATTCGTCTCCGTCCTAGCTACTTCCCATTCACAGAGCCTAGTGCAGAGATGGATATTTCCTGCAACATCTGTGGCGGTAAGGGTTGCAACTTCTGCAAGCATACCGGATGGGTTGAGATTTTAGGTTGCGGTATGGTTGACCCTCATGATCTTGAGGCTTGCGGTATCGACAGCAATGTCTATACTGGTTATGCCTTCGGTATGGGTGTTGAGCGTATCACCAACTTGAAATATCGCGTGAGCGACCTTCGTCTCTTCTCAGAGAACGACACTCGTTTCTTGCGCGAGTTTGAGTCTGCGAAGTAA
- a CDS encoding DUF4348 domain-containing protein, whose translation MKKLCLLTVLMAVLTIVCFTSVGCTDKKPAPAIDSTSSDTVIADTQAMDSTEQLIEETPMPKAADELFDDFVFNFAANRKLQKSRIVFPLPVYHGKKLTKKIEKKHWKMEHFFMRQDYYTLIFDNQKQMKLMKDTTIDHAVIEKVFYSRKTVQQFVFNRINGQWMMTSICYKPMYQNNNADFLKFYGHFATDTAFQARHIHNPVKFTGPDPDDDFSTMTGDIEPETWPAFAPQLPHGMIYNIIYGQKYTESNQKIFVIRGIANGMETSLTFKKIGGKWELIKLNM comes from the coding sequence ATGAAAAAACTCTGTTTATTAACGGTGTTAATGGCGGTGCTTACCATCGTTTGTTTCACGTCTGTGGGATGCACAGACAAGAAGCCTGCGCCTGCCATTGATTCGACTTCATCTGATACGGTGATTGCCGACACCCAAGCGATGGACTCTACAGAACAGCTGATAGAGGAGACTCCGATGCCAAAGGCGGCTGACGAGCTTTTTGATGATTTCGTGTTTAATTTTGCAGCTAACAGAAAGTTGCAGAAAAGTCGTATTGTCTTCCCGCTGCCGGTATATCACGGTAAGAAACTGACCAAGAAGATAGAAAAAAAACATTGGAAGATGGAGCATTTCTTCATGCGCCAGGATTATTACACGCTGATTTTTGATAATCAGAAACAGATGAAACTGATGAAGGATACTACTATCGATCATGCAGTAATAGAAAAGGTGTTCTATAGTAGAAAGACTGTTCAGCAGTTTGTGTTTAATCGCATCAATGGTCAGTGGATGATGACTAGCATCTGCTACAAGCCTATGTATCAGAATAATAATGCCGATTTCCTGAAGTTTTACGGCCATTTTGCTACTGATACCGCTTTCCAGGCTCGCCACATCCATAATCCGGTGAAGTTTACCGGTCCTGATCCTGATGATGATTTCAGTACGATGACAGGCGATATAGAACCGGAAACATGGCCTGCCTTTGCGCCTCAACTGCCTCACGGCATGATTTACAATATAATCTATGGTCAGAAATATACCGAAAGCAACCAGAAAATCTTCGTGATTCGTGGTATTGCCAATGGTATGGAAACCTCTCTTACTTTCAAAAAGATTGGAGGAAAATGGGAACTGATCAAGCTGAATATGTAG
- the murB gene encoding UDP-N-acetylmuramate dehydrogenase — protein sequence MKDIRNYGLLAHNTFGIDAKCSRFLEYESVEEARQIVGLLTEADQPLLILGGGSNLLLTGDYAGTVLHSAIMGIEVLDNKTLAAAEGDDALCNPDCVFLSCGSGEVFDDVVAYAVEHGYHGAENLSIIPGEVGASAVQNIGAYGVEAKDIIYKVEAVEIATGRVVVFDNADCKYSYRQSKFKHEWKDKYLVTHVIYRLQKTFRPDLDYGNIRSALEAKRIAEPTAQQLRDVIIEIREAKLPDPKVLGNAGSFFMNPIVEKAKYEELAALYPGMPHYTIDDSHEKIPAGWMIDQCGWKGKSLGRAGVHDKQALVLVNRGGATGEEIVKLCETIQEDVKQKFGIEIHPEVNVK from the coding sequence ATGAAAGATATTCGTAACTATGGCCTTTTGGCTCACAATACATTCGGGATTGATGCTAAATGCAGCAGATTTCTAGAGTATGAATCGGTTGAGGAAGCCCGACAGATAGTGGGCTTGCTGACAGAGGCTGATCAGCCGCTGCTCATTTTGGGCGGTGGTAGTAATCTCTTGCTGACCGGTGATTATGCAGGTACAGTACTCCATTCGGCTATTATGGGTATTGAGGTTCTAGACAACAAGACTTTGGCAGCTGCAGAGGGGGATGATGCTTTGTGCAATCCTGATTGTGTATTCCTTTCCTGTGGTAGTGGCGAGGTGTTTGATGATGTGGTAGCTTATGCCGTGGAGCATGGTTATCATGGAGCGGAGAATCTGAGTATTATTCCGGGTGAAGTAGGTGCCAGTGCGGTTCAGAATATCGGTGCCTATGGTGTGGAAGCTAAGGATATTATATATAAGGTGGAAGCGGTTGAGATAGCTACGGGCAGAGTAGTGGTGTTTGATAATGCTGACTGTAAGTATAGCTACCGTCAGAGTAAATTTAAGCATGAGTGGAAGGATAAGTATCTGGTGACGCATGTGATTTACCGTTTGCAGAAGACCTTCCGTCCGGATCTGGATTATGGTAATATCCGTTCTGCGCTCGAGGCTAAGCGTATTGCTGAGCCTACAGCCCAGCAGCTTCGTGATGTCATCATAGAAATTAGAGAGGCAAAATTGCCTGATCCTAAGGTGTTGGGTAATGCAGGCAGTTTCTTTATGAATCCTATTGTAGAGAAGGCTAAGTACGAAGAACTGGCTGCTCTTTATCCGGGTATGCCTCATTATACAATCGATGATTCTCATGAAAAGATTCCGGCTGGCTGGATGATTGATCAGTGTGGCTGGAAGGGAAAGAGTCTGGGACGGGCCGGTGTACATGATAAGCAGGCACTGGTGCTAGTGAATCGTGGCGGTGCTACGGGCGAGGAAATCGTAAAACTCTGTGAGACCATCCAGGAGGATGTGAAGCAGAAGTTTGGTATAGAGATTCATCCGGAGGTGAATGTGAAGTGA
- a CDS encoding MBL fold metallo-hydrolase produces the protein MKVTLLGTGTSGGVPSLGCNCEVCRSTDPHDKRLRSAAMIETENNRILIDAGPDIRQQLLRVPFRKIDGVLVTHIHYDHVGGIDDLRPFCIFGDINIYGDEIVTAGLPHTMPYCFPKAAEKLYPGAPKLKLHTIHPHEHYQIGDIEFVPIRVMHDKMPILGYRFGKFAYITDMKSMGDEEYAYLDGVETLVINALRFEKTHHSHQLVSDAIEVSRRIGAKHTYFIHVTHQIGFHDEANKRLPEGFEFGFDGMEIYVGNR, from the coding sequence ATGAAGGTAACTTTATTAGGTACAGGCACATCGGGCGGGGTTCCTTCGCTGGGGTGTAACTGTGAAGTGTGCCGAAGTACGGATCCGCATGATAAAAGATTGCGCAGTGCGGCAATGATAGAAACGGAGAATAACCGTATTCTGATAGATGCCGGACCTGATATCCGACAGCAGTTGTTGCGTGTGCCTTTCAGGAAGATAGATGGCGTCCTGGTTACGCATATCCATTACGACCATGTTGGTGGTATTGATGATTTGCGCCCTTTCTGTATCTTTGGTGATATCAATATCTATGGCGATGAAATCGTTACTGCGGGGCTTCCTCATACGATGCCTTACTGCTTTCCGAAGGCTGCAGAAAAGCTATATCCTGGAGCTCCTAAACTCAAATTGCATACCATTCATCCGCATGAGCATTATCAGATAGGGGATATTGAGTTTGTTCCTATCCGTGTGATGCACGATAAGATGCCTATTCTCGGCTATCGGTTTGGTAAGTTTGCCTATATTACTGATATGAAATCTATGGGTGATGAAGAATATGCTTATTTGGATGGTGTGGAAACACTCGTAATTAACGCACTCAGATTTGAGAAAACACATCACAGCCATCAGCTTGTATCTGATGCTATTGAGGTGTCGCGCAGGATAGGAGCAAAACATACTTATTTTATCCATGTGACTCATCAGATAGGTTTTCATGATGAGGCGAATAAAAGGCTGCCCGAAGGCTTTGAATTTGGCTTCGATGGAATGGAGATATATGTAGGAAATAGATGA
- a CDS encoding phage holin family protein: MFSNDKNVETIGQLIEVLKHYIGLQSEYLKLDVVDKVVRLLTVITMTVVLLGLLTLTLIYLSFGAAFALADLIGSLTFGFCIVAAVYLFILILFVIFRHKWIERPLVRFLASLLMEK, encoded by the coding sequence ATGTTCTCTAACGATAAAAATGTAGAAACTATCGGGCAGCTCATTGAGGTGCTTAAACATTACATCGGGCTTCAGAGCGAATATCTGAAGCTCGATGTTGTGGATAAGGTGGTACGCCTGCTTACAGTCATCACCATGACGGTGGTACTCCTGGGCTTACTTACGCTTACCCTCATTTACCTATCCTTTGGCGCTGCTTTTGCATTGGCAGACTTAATAGGTAGTCTGACTTTCGGATTCTGCATTGTTGCTGCAGTATACCTATTTATATTAATATTATTTGTAATTTTCCGCCATAAGTGGATCGAGAGACCATTGGTCAGATTTCTGGCAAGCCTCTTAATGGAAAAATAA
- a CDS encoding YtxH domain-containing protein, with translation MKTLGYIGAFLGGAIAGTALGLIFAPEKGEDTRSKIAGAVDDFCKKHDIKLSRKDVDDLVDDIKDAAPEV, from the coding sequence ATGAAAACATTAGGTTACATTGGTGCTTTCCTCGGCGGTGCTATCGCTGGTACAGCACTCGGTTTGATTTTCGCTCCTGAGAAGGGTGAGGATACACGTAGTAAGATTGCAGGTGCAGTAGACGATTTCTGCAAGAAGCACGACATCAAGTTGAGCCGTAAGGACGTTGATGATCTGGTTGACGATATCAAGGACGCAGCTCCTGAGGTTTAA
- a CDS encoding SPOR domain-containing protein, translating into MKKITVLSMGMCAVLALASCGTSKESAYKKAYEKAQQQEQQAAQAPVAQEPVVAPLETQAPSDEQTEVDNATVRSEDVSLISGSGLSSYSVVVGSFSLKANAEGLASTLKSAGYDAQIALNTERNMYRVVASTFADKAAAVKSRNQLRAGKYPDAWLLLKK; encoded by the coding sequence ATGAAGAAAATTACAGTATTAAGCATGGGTATGTGCGCAGTTTTGGCGCTCGCAAGTTGTGGTACATCTAAGGAAAGTGCATACAAGAAGGCATATGAGAAGGCTCAGCAGCAGGAACAGCAGGCTGCTCAGGCTCCTGTTGCTCAGGAACCAGTTGTAGCTCCTCTCGAGACTCAGGCTCCTTCTGATGAGCAGACAGAAGTTGATAATGCTACTGTTCGTTCTGAGGATGTTTCTCTCATCTCTGGTTCTGGCTTGTCAAGCTATAGCGTAGTAGTTGGTTCTTTCTCTCTCAAGGCTAACGCTGAGGGATTGGCTAGTACATTGAAGAGCGCTGGCTACGATGCTCAGATCGCCCTGAACACAGAGCGTAACATGTATCGCGTGGTAGCTTCTACATTTGCTGATAAGGCTGCTGCTGTCAAGAGCCGCAATCAGCTTCGCGCTGGTAAGTATCCTGATGCTTGGTTACTCCTTAAGAAGTAA
- the ruvX gene encoding Holliday junction resolvase RuvX: MRILSIDYGKKRTGLAVTDPLQIIANGLATVSTHELFTYIETYIQKEQVERIVIGKPMQPNGQPSENLARVENFYNRWRKAHPEIPIEYYDERFTSVLAHRAMIDGGVKKKVRKENKGLVDEISATIILQDYLQSRR, from the coding sequence ATGCGAATTTTATCTATAGATTACGGTAAAAAACGTACCGGACTGGCTGTGACCGACCCATTGCAGATTATTGCCAATGGGTTGGCCACAGTTTCTACACATGAACTTTTCACTTATATCGAAACTTATATTCAGAAAGAACAGGTGGAGCGCATTGTTATCGGAAAACCGATGCAACCTAACGGGCAGCCAAGTGAAAACCTGGCAAGAGTAGAAAACTTCTACAACCGTTGGCGAAAGGCTCATCCTGAAATTCCAATTGAATATTATGACGAGAGATTTACATCAGTTCTGGCACATAGAGCCATGATAGATGGAGGTGTAAAGAAGAAAGTGAGAAAAGAAAATAAAGGATTGGTAGACGAGATAAGTGCTACCATCATATTACAGGATTATTTGCAATCAAGAAGATAA
- the def gene encoding peptide deformylase, which yields MILPIYIYGQPVLRKVAEDITPDYPDLKVLINNMYETLDSSNGIGLAAPQIGLPIRLVVIDLDVLSEDFPEYKGFRHAFINAHILERDEENTDSSEEGCLSIPGINEKVVRPTRIHVKYMDEDFNEHDEWIGGYLARVMQHEFDHLEGTMFVDRVSPLRKNMIAGKLKSIIKGNFRAAYRTKIRR from the coding sequence ATGATTTTACCGATTTATATTTATGGTCAGCCAGTGCTGAGAAAAGTGGCTGAAGATATTACACCTGATTATCCAGATCTCAAGGTGTTGATTAATAATATGTACGAAACCCTTGATTCCAGCAACGGCATCGGACTGGCTGCACCTCAGATTGGCTTGCCTATCCGCCTCGTTGTTATCGACCTGGATGTGCTCAGCGAGGATTTCCCCGAGTATAAAGGATTCCGTCATGCTTTCATCAATGCCCATATCCTAGAGCGCGATGAGGAAAATACCGACTCTTCTGAAGAGGGATGTCTTTCTATTCCTGGTATCAATGAGAAGGTGGTTCGTCCTACACGCATCCATGTAAAGTATATGGATGAGGATTTTAATGAACATGATGAGTGGATAGGGGGATATCTGGCTCGCGTGATGCAGCATGAATTCGACCATTTGGAGGGTACAATGTTTGTTGACCGTGTGTCTCCTCTTCGCAAGAACATGATAGCAGGAAAGCTCAAGAGTATCATCAAGGGCAATTTCCGTGCTGCCTATCGTACTAAGATACGTCGATAG